Part of the Sulfurirhabdus autotrophica genome, GTGCCTGGTGACTTTCTGGATGAAAAAGATCGGAGCCAGGGCGAGCAGGACCGTGACCCTTTTGAAGCTTGGAAAGAATGACACGTTACATGCTCGACACCAATACGGTGAGCCACCTGATTAAGCTGCATCCATCCGTTGCCAAGCGGGTAGTTGCTGTGCCGATAGCATCACTTTGCATCTCGGCGATAACAGAAGGGGAGCTTCTTTTTGGTTTGACGAAGCGACCAGACGCAAAGCGGCTCCATCTCGCTGTGAGGGAATTTTTGTTGCGTGTTGATGTAATGCCATGGGATGCCACGGTTGCGGAGCATTACGGAACTGTGAGGGCAGACCTGGCAAG contains:
- a CDS encoding type II toxin-antitoxin system VapC family toxin, which produces MTRYMLDTNTVSHLIKLHPSVAKRVVAVPIASLCISAITEGELLFGLTKRPDAKRLHLAVREFLLRVDVMPWDATVAEHYGTVRADLARKGKLLAPLDQLIAAHAMSIGAVLVTNDKAFCQVDELRVEDWTV